From a single Rosa rugosa chromosome 7, drRosRugo1.1, whole genome shotgun sequence genomic region:
- the LOC133721425 gene encoding ADP-ribosylation factor 2-like, which translates to MGLSFTKLFSRLFAKKEMRILMVGLDAAGKTTILYKLKLGEIVTTIPTIGFNVETVEYKNISFTVWDVGGQDKIRPLWRHYFQNTQGLIFVVDSNDRDRVVEARDELHRMLNEDELREAVLLVFANKQDLPNAMNAAEITDKLGLHSLRQRHWYIQSTCATSGEGLYEGLDWLSNNIANKA; encoded by the exons ATGGGGCTGTCTTTCACCAAGCTTTTCAGTCGTCTCTTTGCCAAGAAAGAGATGCGTATACTCATGGTGGGTCTCGATGCCGCTGGTAAGACCACCATTCTCTACAAGCTCAAGCTCGGCGAGATCGTCACCACCATTCCCACCATTG GATTCAATGTCGAGACTGTGGAATATAAGAACATCAGCTTTACTGTCTGGGATGTTGGGGGTCAGGACAAG ATTCGACCCCTGTGGAGGCACTACTTCCAAAACACACAAGGACTTATCTTTGTGGTTGATAGCAACGATCGTGACCGTGTAGTTGAAGCTAGGGATGAGCTGCACAGAATGTTGAATGAG GATGAGTTGAGGGAAGCTGTGCTGCTTGTATTTGCTAACAAGCAAGATCTTCCAAATGCCATGAATGCTGCTGAAATAACTGATAAGCTTGGCCTTCACTCCCTCCGTCAACGCCACTG gTATATCCAGAGCACATGTGCTACTTCTGGTGAAGGACTGTATGAGGGACTAGACTGGCTCTCAAACAACATTGCAAACAAG GCTTAG
- the LOC133723138 gene encoding isocitrate dehydrogenase [NAD] regulatory subunit 1, mitochondrial-like, producing the protein MPPPSDGAPRAVTKIPGDGIRPLVTNAVEKVMEAMQAPVYFEKYDVTGDMPRVPEEVIESIRKNKMCLKGGLATPMGGGVSSLNMQLRRDLDLYASLVNCFNLRGLQTKHGNVDILVIRENTEGEYSGLEHEIIPGVVESLKVRWLYISDQVWDRIALGLASQYGVCLLHIQILPRNRRSAATEKVEDIGNLKTEQHKRKQHG; encoded by the exons ATGCCCCCACCCAGCGACGGAGCTCCACGTGCAGTAACCAAAATTCCCGGCGATGGAATCAGACCGCTAGTCACGAACGCAGTCGAGAAGGTGATGGAGGCGATGCAAGCGCCGGTCTACTTCGAGAAGTACGATGTCACCGGCGACATGCCGAGGGTGCCGGAGGAGGTGATTGAGTCAATCAGGAAGAACAAGATGTGTCTGAAAGGCGGGCTGGCGACGCCGATGGGCGGCGGCGTTAGCTCGCTGAACATGCAGCTCCGACGAGATCTCGATCTCTATGCTTCGTTGGTCAACTGCTTCAATCTGCGTGGCTTACAGACCAAGCATGGCAACGTCGACATTCTAGTGATCAGGGAGAACACCGAGGGTGAGTACTCGGGGCTCGAGCACGAGATTATTCCTGGAGTTGTTGAAAGCCTTAAAG TTAGATGGCTTTACATATCTGACCAGGTGTGGGATAGGATCGCTCTAGGTCTAGCCTCTCAGTATGGAGTATGCTTACTACACATTCAAATCTTGCCTCGTAATAGAAGATCTGCTGCTACAGAGAAGGTGGAAGATATAGGTAACTTGAAAACTGAGCAGCATAAAAGGAAGCAACATGGATAG